The Limnochorda sp. LNt genome includes a region encoding these proteins:
- the sat gene encoding sulfate adenylyltransferase, with protein MSLVTPYGGRLVDRTVSGVTAASLRDAARHLPRLPLSGVEEADLRLIACGAYSPLEGFMDRETYACVLSRMTLPSGLPWTVPVVLRVDPARARRLAPGDRVSLCAAGPGPTGDGREDSRRGTGTGALGVLEVRDVFPADPLAEARAVYGTESPQHPAVARLLASPGWCVGGPVRVWATPLLPPWALTPAETRAYFETMGWSRVVGFQTRNPVHRAHEHLQKCALEMVDGLLLHPLVGPTREEDLPAEIRWRACEILVHHYYPPDRVLLSGFAAAMRYAGPREAVFHAVVRRNFGCSHFVVGRDHAGVGSFYGPLDAQRIFDRLDPALLGVEVLRFGAASYCRRCRSMVTDKSCPHPPAIRVSLSGTELRRRLREGRGLPSELARPEVAAFLLRLAQKRA; from the coding sequence GTGTCGCTCGTCACCCCGTACGGAGGGCGGCTCGTGGACCGCACGGTCTCGGGCGTGACGGCCGCCTCGCTGCGGGACGCGGCCCGCCACCTGCCGCGGCTGCCCCTCTCCGGCGTCGAAGAGGCCGACCTCCGGCTCATCGCGTGCGGCGCCTACAGCCCGCTGGAGGGCTTCATGGACCGGGAGACGTATGCCTGCGTGCTGAGCCGGATGACGCTCCCGTCGGGCCTGCCGTGGACCGTGCCGGTCGTGCTGCGCGTCGACCCCGCGCGGGCCCGCCGGCTCGCTCCTGGCGACCGGGTATCGCTCTGTGCGGCCGGGCCGGGCCCGACCGGGGACGGGCGCGAGGACAGCCGGCGCGGGACGGGCACCGGGGCCCTCGGCGTGCTGGAGGTGCGCGACGTCTTCCCCGCCGACCCGCTGGCGGAGGCCCGGGCCGTCTACGGCACCGAGTCGCCCCAGCATCCCGCCGTCGCCCGGCTCCTCGCCTCGCCCGGCTGGTGCGTCGGCGGGCCGGTCAGGGTGTGGGCGACGCCGCTGTTGCCGCCCTGGGCGCTGACGCCGGCGGAGACCCGCGCCTACTTCGAGACCATGGGTTGGAGCCGCGTGGTGGGCTTCCAGACCCGCAACCCGGTGCACCGCGCCCACGAGCACCTGCAGAAGTGCGCGCTGGAGATGGTGGATGGCCTCTTGCTCCATCCGCTGGTGGGGCCGACCCGGGAGGAGGACCTGCCGGCGGAGATCCGGTGGCGGGCCTGCGAAATCCTGGTGCACCACTACTACCCGCCCGACCGGGTCCTCCTGTCCGGCTTCGCGGCCGCCATGCGCTACGCCGGGCCCCGGGAGGCCGTCTTCCACGCGGTGGTGCGCCGCAACTTCGGGTGCAGTCACTTCGTGGTGGGCCGGGATCACGCCGGGGTCGGCTCGTTTTACGGGCCGCTCGACGCACAGCGCATCTTCGACCGTTTGGACCCGGCCCTGCTGGGCGTCGAGGTCCTGCGATTCGGGGCTGCGTCTTATTGCCGGCGCTGCCGCTCGATGGTCACCGACAAGAGCTGCCCTCACCCGCCGGCGATTCGGGTCTCGTTGAGCGGCACCGAGCTCCGCCGCCGCCTGCGGGAGGGCCGGGGCCTGCCCTCCGAACTGGCGCGGCCGGAGGTGGCCGCCTTCCTTCTCCGCCTCGCGCAAAAGAGGGCTTGA
- a CDS encoding phosphoadenylyl-sulfate reductase, whose translation MAEGPFATRAELAEVADRLESASPEAILAWALEAYGPGICLACGFGAEDMVLLDMVAGIRPGVDVFYLDTGLLFDETYRLIQRVAETYPVRIIRVEPVVSLEEQTAEYGPELWSRDPDRCCALRKVEPLQRFLQGYRAWITGLRRQQSPTRAGIRPVEWDRRFGLVKVNPLFRWTRDEVWGYIRERGVPYNPLHDRGYPSIGCWPCTTAVAPGEDERAGRWRGHQKTECGLHGARGG comes from the coding sequence GTGGCCGAAGGACCCTTCGCGACCCGGGCCGAGCTGGCAGAGGTGGCGGATCGCTTGGAGTCGGCCTCTCCCGAGGCGATCCTGGCCTGGGCCCTGGAGGCCTACGGGCCGGGGATATGCCTGGCTTGCGGCTTCGGCGCCGAGGACATGGTGTTGCTGGACATGGTGGCCGGCATCCGCCCCGGAGTGGACGTCTTCTACCTCGACACGGGGCTCTTGTTTGACGAGACCTACCGGCTCATCCAGCGTGTGGCCGAGACCTACCCCGTGCGGATCATCCGGGTGGAGCCGGTCGTGAGCCTGGAAGAGCAGACGGCCGAGTACGGCCCCGAGCTGTGGAGCCGCGACCCCGACCGATGCTGTGCCCTGCGCAAGGTGGAGCCGCTGCAGCGGTTCTTGCAGGGGTACCGTGCCTGGATCACCGGCTTGAGGCGACAGCAGTCGCCCACCCGGGCCGGCATCAGGCCGGTGGAATGGGACCGGCGCTTCGGGCTCGTCAAGGTCAACCCGCTGTTTCGCTGGACCCGTGACGAGGTCTGGGGGTACATCCGCGAGCGTGGCGTCCCTTACAACCCCCTGCACGACCGCGGCTACCCCAGCATCGGATGCTGGCCCTGCACCACCGCCGTGGCACCGGGGGAGGACGAGCGGGCCGGGCGATGGCGTGGCCACCAAAAGACCGAGTGCGGGCTGCATGGGGCGCGGGGGGGCTGA
- a CDS encoding S9 family peptidase → MVTSPQTPPRRLLTSRDLLAMRFAGDVQISPDGRRVAWVERWIDPEQDTYRSRIMVAPLDGSSPPMAFTAGTAQDRAPRWSPDGRWLAFLSNRASAAGAGAMRADHAPGAAGAAPPFQLYVMPAFGGEARPLTQLKHGAGTPLWSPDSRRIAFIAPMDPARGIERLGDEDPTDKDPYFRHNRDVKVITRLHHKEDGTGFLDNRRWHLLLVAVEPEGNESPAVVALTSGAFDIHSADWAPDGRHLGVVTNPDPEADYQRWTDVYLVPTDVSSPVTPSVRLTASDLRITAVRFSPDGQRIAYTAHDLVDDFYSNHHLFVQEAGPGGQRVCLTRTDDLTVGNEVLHDVAGDAGRAFVWSGDASVIYATVSRRGAVDLFRLEASGDAPAARPLTEGPHVVHDFDVHGPTGRVALLLIDEVSPGDVWAGHLDGARVAHLRRLSATNDGWLKGVQLVRPERFEFRSDDGTPLEGWVMRPASFEPGRRYPAVLQIHGGPMAMYGYAFFFEFQLLAANGYAVFYTNPRGSQGYGQAFCAAIRGQWGDKDYRDVMALVDEVVRRFDFIDPDRLGVAGGSYGGFMTNWIIGHTDRFKAAVTMRSVTNEYSFFGTSDIGYLDLYDLRAAPWQRPEAYLGMSPIHFADRIRTPTLIIHSEQDLRCPIEQAEQLFVALKVRKVPTEFVRFAGESHGLSRNGKPWHRVFRLDRIVDWLDRYLKG, encoded by the coding sequence ATGGTGACATCGCCCCAGACGCCACCCAGGCGCCTGCTGACCTCCCGGGATCTGCTGGCGATGCGCTTCGCCGGCGACGTGCAGATCTCGCCCGACGGGCGACGCGTCGCCTGGGTGGAGCGCTGGATCGATCCGGAGCAAGACACGTACCGCTCGCGCATCATGGTGGCGCCGCTGGATGGGTCCTCCCCGCCGATGGCCTTCACGGCCGGGACGGCCCAGGACCGGGCGCCGCGCTGGTCTCCTGACGGACGATGGCTGGCCTTCTTGTCCAACCGGGCCAGCGCTGCGGGGGCAGGGGCGATGCGGGCGGACCACGCCCCTGGCGCAGCCGGAGCAGCGCCGCCCTTCCAGCTCTACGTGATGCCGGCCTTCGGCGGCGAGGCGCGACCCCTCACCCAGTTGAAGCATGGTGCCGGCACGCCGCTGTGGTCGCCCGACAGCCGGCGGATCGCCTTCATCGCGCCCATGGACCCGGCTCGGGGGATCGAGCGGCTCGGCGACGAGGACCCCACCGACAAGGACCCCTATTTCCGGCACAATCGGGACGTCAAGGTGATCACCCGCCTCCACCACAAGGAGGACGGCACCGGCTTCCTCGACAATCGGCGATGGCACCTGCTGCTGGTGGCCGTCGAGCCGGAGGGCAACGAGAGCCCTGCCGTGGTGGCCCTGACCAGCGGCGCCTTCGACATCCACTCCGCCGACTGGGCGCCTGACGGGCGGCACCTGGGGGTCGTGACCAACCCGGATCCCGAGGCGGACTACCAGCGCTGGACCGACGTCTACCTGGTGCCGACCGACGTCTCGTCACCCGTGACGCCGTCGGTGCGATTGACGGCGTCGGACCTGCGGATCACGGCAGTGCGCTTCTCGCCCGACGGGCAGCGCATCGCCTACACCGCCCACGACCTGGTCGACGACTTCTACAGCAACCACCACCTCTTCGTGCAGGAGGCCGGTCCGGGCGGCCAGCGGGTCTGCCTGACCCGGACCGACGACCTGACCGTGGGCAACGAGGTGCTGCACGACGTGGCGGGCGACGCGGGGCGCGCCTTCGTCTGGAGCGGTGACGCCTCGGTCATCTACGCCACGGTCAGCCGCCGCGGGGCGGTGGACCTCTTCCGGTTGGAGGCGTCGGGTGACGCTCCCGCTGCCCGCCCGCTGACGGAGGGGCCCCACGTGGTGCACGACTTCGATGTGCACGGCCCGACGGGCCGGGTGGCGCTGCTGCTCATCGACGAGGTCTCGCCCGGCGACGTGTGGGCCGGGCACCTGGACGGGGCGCGGGTCGCCCACCTGCGCCGCCTGTCGGCCACCAACGACGGATGGCTCAAGGGCGTGCAGCTGGTGCGGCCCGAGCGGTTCGAGTTCCGGTCCGACGACGGCACGCCCCTCGAGGGGTGGGTGATGCGGCCGGCCTCCTTCGAGCCCGGACGGCGCTACCCCGCCGTGCTGCAGATCCACGGCGGCCCCATGGCGATGTATGGGTACGCCTTCTTCTTCGAGTTCCAGCTGCTGGCCGCTAACGGCTACGCCGTCTTCTACACCAACCCCCGGGGCAGCCAGGGCTATGGTCAGGCCTTCTGCGCGGCCATCCGGGGCCAGTGGGGCGACAAGGACTACCGCGACGTCATGGCCCTGGTCGACGAGGTGGTACGGCGGTTCGACTTCATCGACCCCGACCGGCTGGGGGTGGCCGGCGGCAGCTACGGTGGCTTCATGACCAACTGGATCATCGGCCACACCGACCGCTTCAAGGCCGCGGTGACGATGCGGAGCGTCACCAACGAGTACAGCTTCTTCGGCACCAGCGACATCGGCTACCTGGACCTCTACGACCTGCGGGCCGCACCCTGGCAGCGCCCCGAGGCCTATCTGGGCATGTCGCCCATCCACTTCGCCGACCGCATCCGGACGCCGACCCTCATCATCCACTCGGAGCAGGACCTGCGCTGCCCCATCGAGCAGGCCGAGCAGCTCTTCGTGGCGCTCAAGGTGCGCAAGGTGCCGACGGAGTTCGTACGGTTCGCGGGGGAGAGCCACGGTCTCAGTCGCAACGGCAAGCCGTGGCACCGGGTCTTCCGACTGGACCGCATCGTCGACTGGTTGGACCGGTACCTCAAGGGCTGA
- a CDS encoding superoxide dismutase family protein has translation MRHTPATLPQAVARVQGGPLAPQLHALVAFRAVPGGVEVSVEAEGLPPYLAGDPPIGPHGFHLHEVGDCTVGDPAEPFLAAGGHYNPDGQRHGNHAGDFPVLFSNAGVARMRFFTDRLRIDDVVGRAVIIHENPDDYRTDPAGNSGRRLGCGVVTRAGPQ, from the coding sequence ATGCGCCACACGCCTGCGACGCTGCCTCAGGCCGTGGCGAGGGTGCAGGGCGGGCCGCTGGCGCCTCAACTGCATGCCCTGGTGGCCTTCCGGGCCGTGCCGGGAGGCGTCGAGGTGAGTGTCGAGGCCGAGGGTCTGCCGCCGTACCTGGCCGGAGATCCCCCGATCGGACCCCACGGTTTTCACCTCCACGAGGTCGGCGACTGCACGGTGGGCGACCCGGCCGAGCCCTTCCTGGCAGCGGGCGGCCACTACAATCCCGACGGCCAGCGCCACGGCAACCACGCCGGCGACTTCCCCGTGCTCTTCTCCAACGCCGGCGTCGCCCGGATGCGCTTCTTCACGGACCGCCTCCGCATCGACGACGTCGTCGGCCGCGCCGTCATCATCCACGAAAACCCCGACGACTACCGCACCGATCCAGCCGGCAACTCGGGGCGCCGCCTGGGCTGCGGCGTCGTGACGCGAGCGGGACCGCAGTAG